The following nucleotide sequence is from Juglans microcarpa x Juglans regia isolate MS1-56 chromosome 6D, Jm3101_v1.0, whole genome shotgun sequence.
ATACTTAGTTTGACACAGTGATTTGATTTGAAGGACATTTTTTGTGTGTTGGATCTCTGGTTGGAGAGAGATGGgagagataaattgagatttccctttcttttctggACCTTTAGAAGTTCTTCGCCTTAGATATGGACCtttgcctttttcttcttccttctttgtgTGGGGTCTTTGCTGTATACTACTTATCTTGGGGTTCATGATATTCCTTTCTTTTGAATCAGCTTTATTTACTTTCTTTtggttgaggttgatttttttaaaggagtTTCCATTTTTACACAAAACACTCTTTAAGCTCCAgttattcaaaaacaaaaatgatagaaagtttttaaaattGTGTTTCCTATGATCTTATATTTGTTACTTTTTCCCAGTTTTGGTGGGAGTGGGGGAGGGGGCGTCTTTAACACTATCGAAAAATTGCCAGACAACTACATTTCTCAGAAAATGCTGATTGTTTTTCACATTCTAATGTTCTTGAACCAACCAATAGGAGCCATAGAGTTCAACATGGTCAAATTTGTGTCCTGTCACGAAATTTTGAACTTGATGCCAAAGTGTGTATGATCTGAGGTTTTTTGTCGCAGATGCTGTCCTTGCGCAGTGGTAAACCACCAAATGTTAACCTTGTTAGTCAGTTCTCTGGGTTTTgaaggaaaagaacaaaaaatttaaattatctgctttcttttgttgttttgcaATTAGAAAAGAAGCCGATACTCAGTAGCATCAAATTGTAGCTTGAGCCCTTCCCCTAATAATAAATTGTCTTCAAAGTGAACCTTTAACAAATTCAAGATTGCTGTTTAGAGAAACTCCCAATTTTGGTAAATTTTAGGAAAACATGGAATTTCATTGAAACTGGAGAATACACATATCaaggtttttgaaaattttttatccaaagaataattttttttattctcatctTCTTACtgctccaatttttttttcttcaaattgtttCTATTCCTTTTGCCTTTGGAAGTACTAAATCAACTGGTTTGGGTGGGCAGGGAGCAGGCCCCCCTGGGATTGCGCTCAATTTCAACTCAAATTGGTAAGAATCACTCATCATGCAGTATCTGCCTTTCTTTACTGTTATAGACTTGCATTCTACTGCATTATAGTGTAACCCCCCTTCCTGTAGATTAGGAGTGTTACGTACTTTCGTAACTTTGCCTGGTAAAAAGACCCAACATAATAAAAGTGCCTAATTTATCGAAAATAAATTcccaaaaaataacaaaaatttagTCTCATAGAAAGAAAatttaaggctgcgtttggatgttgagatgagttgagttgcgAATAGTTAtattttgtgggtcccattgagatgggtttaacttttttaggttgagattgatttaactttttaggttgaaatgtatTAAGTAGGTTaagatgggtttaacttttttatgagaaattgaaaaagtaatggtCCCATCAACAAatggtttgagatgagttgagttagaTTCAACAGCCAAACACATCCTTAAACtgatattttaatgaaaaaagacACTTATTAActtagggcatgtttgggtaATGCAGTGAGTTGAGAAtactatgaatagtagtgaaatagtttgagttaagatgctttattgggttttgggaaaggagagagaataacttgaattagaatattataaagttaataaactgtttgaatataatattttaatattatttttgttttgaaatttgaaaagttgtattgtttttgtgttttgtttggaagtttgggaaagttgtaatgattagatgaaaaagttgaaaatttgaaattggaaagtgttttgtatttgagtgatgtttgagagggaaattataagaagttttgagatgatCTCATCTAACTTCTCAAACAACCCCTAAGTCTGAAAATCCCTTGACCCATGATCTATGCCTGGCCGTCAGCTCGTCAACATTATTTTCTTTACCTAgacattttaaaaacacaagaaaaaaaaagaagacaaacaacaaaaatgagttcaatactcaataagtagtacatcatacaataaacataTGGTTTTCTTGAAAGCATGCatacttaatacatatatatactaacaTAAACATGTAACATGTACTATGCATAACAAACTTACCTTTCCCTTTATTCGCTAGCACACCCAATACGTAGGGTTGTGTGTCGGTTCCACTGCCTGTGGCCACAAGAGGAACCGCTTAACTtaacatactatggtggaccacacttAGGTCCATGgtttgcacatccacccataattgcattggtaccatgcatctcttATGGCCATTCTTAAAGCTTCTTTcataatttgtctttttttcttcttctttttttattattttattattttttatttttttatcatgatgCATATAGaacttttacctataaaaaatatgatccATCTAGAACACATAATGACATAGCTTCTCGtaatcataaatgaaaacatatcatGGTGTATGTAAAACACATAATAAGATGACATTGAAACTAACTCATCATATCATAACttggtgcgtaaaaaggggctttcaatAAAGTTTCATACATACCTAATACTTTAAAGGAAAAACATTGTTTACCATGTATGTaggggtatgatcatgctacttaacTCTTTGCTTCTATTGATAACAAACACGTCAATAATTACCTACTTGAAGTTGGTGGAAAAGGGTTGGACTTGATAGGAtgagtctttttattttctcctaaAATTGCAGAAGTTatctagggttagggattgGTTTCCAATTATCATGAATTTAACAGCCAAAAATCAAATGGTCTTTGACTAGAAAATACTTGGGCTTATCTATCCATATCTAGGCCTAATGGGCCAAACGTACTTCATTTTGAATCTAGGTCCATACTTTCATATCCAATCCTATCTCCTCAATACTAGATCCTCAAATAAAATGTATGGGCTAATGGCCCAATAAAATAATCTTCCTTCTAGCTTTAACAAAATTGGGCTCATGGTCCAAACTTATAAGGCCTATAAAATTTTGGTCTGTATGTTACATATGGTTCTATTTTTCGGATATACAGTCAGAAACCGGATGAAGAGTGTGAAGAATATCCAGAAAATTACAAAGGCAATGAAAATGGTTGCAGCCTCGAAGCTTAGAGCGATTCAAGTTAGAGCTGAAAACTCACGTGGCCTGTGGCAGCCATTTACTGCCCTTCTTGGCGACAGTCCCAGTAtgttcatctttctttcttttttttttttttttttatccaaatactcgttttttctttttcatcaaatgTTACTTTGAGTTAGTGACATCATGGTAGTTTTTTCCTTATATAGGTCTATGAGTTTGACCTCAATGATTTACTTGTTCTTTCTGCATCGTCTTTGATATTTGTGCTTTTAGCCATACATTCTTCACATTTGTCTTGTAAGGGAgttaaagcactactcactgctATTGAGGCGGGTCACTTGCTTGAAACGAAATCAAGATTTAAGAAGAGCAGGGAGTTAAAGCATCTTACTTGGGCAATCAATTACGACACTAAGGGAGGTAGTTCAAGTTGAGGGAAGACTAGAGGGAGGGCATGAGTGTAGGTAGGGGTGTAGTATTAGTTTCGGGTGTAGTATGTAGAATGTAGCTTCTAAGGGAGTTTCGGGTGGTGTCTTAGTTTTgtggaaacaaggggttggggtagTTACAGTGATTTGCTTTGCTGTGGGGAGGAGCATTTTGTCCCAATCAGGCTTGGGGTATATTAAATGGACTTACTAGTCATTAGGGGTACTCtattatgggctaggtgttctTCTTGTATACACCCAGTGTGCTTGGTtacgcctattgatattaataaatttttacttataaaaaaaaaaacatttgtctTCTCATCCTGCTGCAACTCTATAGGGAATATGTTTATGAGATTTCTACTAcgataccatcattttctactAATCGGTCTGCATCCCGCTTTGCAGAAATGGGAATAATCCTACTGAATGTAAGGTAACAATGGCATTAATTGCATACGGGCATCCCATGTTCTGCTACTTTCAAATGGTGTTATTCCTTGTTAGGGTTTCCAATGGACAATAGAGTTATTTTTAGGAGTGTTGAACGAAATAAGCCCCATTCAAGCTATACGTGCAAATctctttttgaaactttttaatGTCATGACTTATTGAAAGGAAAGGATGCACAGAATGGATCTCTTCATATTTGTTCCAAAATTTTGCTCCAAAATCTTTGTGAGAAGACACCCTGATATCCTTTTTTGTCTTTGAAACTAGTGCAAAAATTTCAGTGGAAGTGCTTAAAAGACGGATCGAAAGGACATCCTTTGCATTTGTATTCAAGTTAACAAGTTTGggcttaaaataatttttttactgatgttcagttaaaattatacttttaacTGAACAAAAAAGTATACTTGATAGATGTACAGTTTCTATGCTTGAAATTGGGCTGGTTTGGATACATAGATAaaacacaaaccatctcatctgaGTTGTACGACTTGTTTTATATGTGTATCCAAACGTTTAAAACCATGTTTTTAACTCATCTTGCTTTTTCTCTACACTGTACATATTTACCTAGACAATTCGAAAACTCCCTTCTGACacccatctcatctccttcATGCCTACCCTTCCCGTTCTGACACCCAGACAATTAATGCCTTTATATTGCATATATGCCTTATCTTGCCTTGATATAAGATCCcttttaacatataaaattgggatttaaaatatttataactattacccaataattattaaatgattttcaaTTATTGGTGGGGCCTACCCTtttatcaaatcccaaaaagtaaaaactatctcatctcattatccaaacacactttttaacaaaccatttcatctcatcttaattcaaaaatttcactactattcaaaatatctcctcatctgaactgtgtaaccaaacgaggctaAAAAGACTGATCttattgcttttctttttattctttgttttttccccttctgAGAGGTGTATCAATTTCCCTAATTGTGCTACATTTTGTTGCAATACTAGGTGTTGATGTGAAGAAGAATGTCATTGTTACCATTTCTTCAGACAAAGGTCTTTGTGGTGGAATCAACTCTACATCAGTCAAGACAAGCAAGGCTTTGAAGAAGTTGACTGCTGGTATTTGTTAGTAGTTCCTTATGTGTTATTATCATAGATTGGTTGCTATCTGAAAGCAAATATATCTCTACTGCTGCAGGCCCcgacaaagaaacaaaatacgTTGTTTTGGGAGAAAAAGCAAAGGCTCAATTGATACGTGACTCGAAGAAGGATTTCGAGTTATCCATAACTGAGTTGCAAAAGAATCCTTTGAATTATACGCAGGTTAATATCTGTTCTTTCCTGCCACCATATATTACAGAAGTATTTTTCATTGTTTGTTTACATATATGTGCATGGGATTTTTGAAGGCTTAtcttattgttgttattatgtTGAAGCTTAAAGttatcttcaaataaaattaagtattgAATGCTAGGAGTATGGTTAAGAAGGTTTTTCTGACTTTAGATCTTACATGCCGAGGTTTTCTGAATTTCGGTTCACATTAAATTTGCACGCTAGATTTCCATTTCTTCTCGAGGAATTCCTTAAATGGCCGataaatttgagtttttaaGTGGAATAAGGTCCCCCTTTGTTGATCTTTTTTGTCTTTAACTTATTCGAAATAAACTCATTGGCATATTAAATTTACAAGTCTGTATAATTTCACGAGCAGAATGACTTTTCCCCGTATTCCATTCAAATTGTTGTCCTTTCAGGTCTCTGTTCTGGCAGACGACATTTTAAAGAATGTTGAGTATGATGCCTTGAGAATTGTCTTCAACAAGTTCCAGTCAGTTGTCTCATTTCTTCCCACTGTGGCGACTGTTTTATCTCCTGAGGTGATGGGAATGCTTCGCTAACTTGTTATGTGTTTGGTCCCTTTCCTTGTTCTGATTTTGGTTTCCTAACGTTGTTGATGCTAGGCTGTGGAGAAAGAGGCTGAATCTGGGGGAAAGCTTGGTGAACTAGACTCTTATGAGATTGAAGGTGGTGAAACAAAGTCAGAAGTCCTCCAGAATCTTGGGGAGTTCCAATTCTCTTGTGTAAGCCATTCTTAGCTGAAAAGATTTCTATGTTTGAACTTTGAGCGGTGGTGGGGACAGGATTTACTGTTCTTTGTAACAACAAAATAGTCTTATGTAAACTTTGAATCTTAACAGTTGATGTATAGAAGTTTAATATCTAGTTTATCGAGCATGCCTAGGAGTTGGCAATATCAACCAAAGTATCTGTTGGTATCTGATATTTTTGCTAAAGATCCGCTTTTTGAAACAACTGTAACGTGTCTTTGAATTTAAACACTTCATGGGCTTTTA
It contains:
- the LOC121234241 gene encoding ATP synthase subunit gamma, mitochondrial yields the protein MAMAALRREGRRLAPLISPQSITAVRSSVISQEQAPLGLRSISTQIVRNRMKSVKNIQKITKAMKMVAASKLRAIQVRAENSRGLWQPFTALLGDSPSVDVKKNVIVTISSDKGLCGGINSTSVKTSKALKKLTAGPDKETKYVVLGEKAKAQLIRDSKKDFELSITELQKNPLNYTQVSVLADDILKNVEYDALRIVFNKFQSVVSFLPTVATVLSPEAVEKEAESGGKLGELDSYEIEGGETKSEVLQNLGEFQFSCVLFNAVLENACSEQGARMSAMDSSSRNAGDMLDRLTLTYNRTRQASITTELIEIISGASALEG